Proteins found in one Synechococcales cyanobacterium CNB genomic segment:
- a CDS encoding MFS transporter, which translates to MTAAPSSRSGTAVAVQLGAMMFLQFFVWGAWYVTMGPFMNASGMSGSLIGWAYSVGPIAAIVSPFFLGMVADRFFPTERVLGTMHLLGGLALLAAPTAAGVSPQLFIIAVLVHMLLYMPTLGLTNTLAFHNLTNGEKQFPLVRVFGTIGWIVANWVVSFLALDTSAGMFYVAGASGLMLGAYSFFLPHTPPPAKGKAFSARDAVGADALVLMKDRSFAVFIICSFLICIPLAAYYAFAGQFAGAVGFERIAFTMSAGQISEIFFMLVMPLCFVRLGVKWMLLIGMGAWVARYGLFAGAWDSATGNHLMPMVLIGIILHGICYDFFFVTGFIYTDKKAPVHVRGSAQGFLVLVTQGLGMFIGAQVAGRLVDHYSTPAADGTTVIAWDKLWLVPCLFAAIVMVIFFLFFKDRVTATPAQVDRTPLGPDQSETAV; encoded by the coding sequence ATGACAGCAGCCCCATCGTCCCGTTCCGGCACGGCCGTCGCTGTGCAACTTGGCGCCATGATGTTCCTCCAGTTCTTCGTCTGGGGGGCGTGGTACGTCACGATGGGGCCGTTTATGAACGCGAGCGGAATGTCCGGCTCTCTGATCGGATGGGCGTATTCAGTCGGACCGATCGCCGCGATCGTTTCGCCGTTTTTCCTCGGCATGGTCGCCGATCGTTTCTTTCCGACGGAGCGCGTGCTCGGTACGATGCACCTGCTCGGAGGGCTGGCGCTTCTCGCGGCGCCGACGGCGGCCGGCGTCTCGCCTCAACTCTTCATCATCGCCGTGCTCGTGCACATGCTGCTCTACATGCCCACGCTCGGGCTGACGAACACGCTCGCGTTCCACAACCTGACCAACGGCGAGAAGCAGTTCCCCCTGGTGCGAGTGTTCGGCACCATCGGATGGATCGTGGCGAACTGGGTCGTTTCGTTCCTGGCACTCGACACGTCCGCCGGCATGTTCTACGTGGCCGGCGCGTCCGGGCTGATGCTCGGTGCGTACTCGTTCTTCCTCCCCCACACGCCGCCACCAGCGAAAGGCAAGGCGTTCTCCGCACGCGATGCGGTCGGAGCTGACGCGCTCGTCCTGATGAAGGACCGCTCGTTTGCCGTCTTCATCATCTGCTCATTCCTCATCTGCATCCCGCTGGCGGCCTACTACGCCTTCGCCGGCCAGTTCGCGGGTGCGGTCGGTTTCGAGCGCATCGCCTTCACCATGTCCGCAGGCCAGATCTCTGAGATATTCTTCATGCTCGTCATGCCGCTCTGCTTCGTCCGGCTCGGCGTCAAGTGGATGCTGCTCATCGGCATGGGCGCGTGGGTCGCCCGGTACGGCCTCTTCGCGGGAGCATGGGACAGCGCGACCGGCAACCACCTGATGCCCATGGTGCTCATCGGCATCATCCTCCACGGCATCTGCTACGACTTCTTCTTCGTGACCGGGTTCATCTATACCGACAAGAAAGCCCCCGTCCACGTTCGCGGGTCCGCGCAGGGCTTTCTCGTGCTTGTCACGCAGGGACTGGGCATGTTCATCGGGGCGCAGGTCGCCGGCAGGCTCGTCGATCACTACTCAACCCCGGCTGCGGACGGCACCACCGTCATCGCGTGGGACAAACTCTGGCTTGTCCCCTGCCTCTTCGCCGCGATCGTCATGGTCATTTTCTTCCTGTTCTTCAAGGATCGAGTGACGGCTACACCGGCACAGGTCGATCGCACGCCCCTCGGTCCCGACCAGTCGGAGACCGCGGTGTGA
- a CDS encoding sugar phosphate isomerase/epimerase codes for MLERLRTLASVFGSHGVRIALETGQETADTLISVLDDLNSGPIAPPAPVGVNFDPANMILYGMGDPITAFTRLSHSVAQLHLKDALPTDQPGTWGTETPLGEGAVRWPDFFYVYRDADLRCDLVIERESGERRVEDVRSAAEYIRPLLT; via the coding sequence ATGCTCGAACGCCTCCGCACCCTCGCGAGCGTCTTCGGCTCGCACGGCGTGCGCATCGCCCTCGAAACAGGACAGGAGACAGCCGACACGCTGATCTCCGTGCTGGACGATCTCAACAGCGGCCCGATCGCCCCTCCTGCGCCCGTCGGTGTGAACTTCGACCCCGCCAACATGATCCTCTACGGCATGGGCGACCCGATCACCGCCTTCACGCGGCTCTCGCACTCCGTCGCTCAGCTCCACCTCAAGGATGCCCTCCCGACGGACCAACCCGGCACGTGGGGCACGGAAACGCCACTCGGCGAGGGGGCTGTGCGCTGGCCTGATTTCTTCTATGTCTATCGAGATGCGGACCTCCGCTGCGACCTCGTGATCGAGCGTGAGTCGGGCGAGCGGCGAGTAGAAGACGTGCGGTCGGCTGCGGAGTACATACGACCGCTGCTTACCTAG
- a CDS encoding DUF1080 domain-containing protein gives MTAPEASGSSSGPSRAARPSRNGSRSDTKGVGAMNSLTRAAITTTLTLVQTVAAQHNTLTAEEREAGWTLLFDGRSLEGWTTAGNIEAWGVKDGEIHTAGNNGWWLRTTRMYRDFELKLEFLIPPGGNSGVGLRGSSVGDPAFTGMEIQIYDTHGQEPGLSHCGAVYNAIPPATQAVRPPGEWNTYHIRLVGDTLDAWLNGERIHDGQKLDGRGIFRTPDQPLPLRDRLTTGFISLQDHGNPVCFRNIKIMDLSPDPDPGDFVPLFNGRDLDDWFAKGTGRWTVEGGTLVGRDGGGHLYTERVFTDVEIRAFVRVNTRGNSGFYPRAAPPQNNPETWPMGYEAQIDNHDPRNWTGCVYGRAWPERGFARTLITRDNAWFDYRVRVVGSRVQTWINGVPMVDAEIEPFPQGHVALQTHHPGNVVEWRDIQAREISAEQTPTAP, from the coding sequence ATGACGGCGCCCGAGGCGTCCGGTTCATCGAGCGGACCGTCGAGAGCAGCAAGGCCGAGCAGAAATGGCTCGCGTTCTGACACCAAGGGAGTCGGTGCAATGAACAGCCTGACTCGCGCTGCCATCACCACGACGCTCACGCTCGTACAGACTGTTGCAGCGCAGCACAACACGCTCACCGCCGAGGAGCGCGAGGCGGGCTGGACGCTCCTCTTCGACGGCCGCTCGCTCGAAGGCTGGACGACCGCCGGCAACATCGAAGCCTGGGGCGTCAAGGACGGCGAGATCCATACCGCCGGCAACAACGGCTGGTGGCTGCGCACCACCCGCATGTACCGCGACTTCGAACTCAAACTCGAGTTCCTCATCCCGCCCGGGGGCAACTCCGGAGTCGGCCTGCGCGGGTCCAGCGTCGGCGACCCGGCCTTCACAGGCATGGAAATCCAGATCTACGACACGCACGGCCAGGAACCGGGCCTCTCGCACTGCGGCGCGGTCTACAACGCCATCCCTCCGGCGACTCAGGCCGTACGCCCCCCGGGCGAGTGGAACACCTACCACATCCGCCTCGTCGGCGACACGCTCGACGCATGGCTCAACGGCGAGCGCATCCACGACGGGCAGAAACTCGACGGCCGCGGCATCTTCCGCACGCCAGACCAGCCCCTCCCACTCCGCGATCGCCTGACGACCGGCTTCATCTCGCTCCAAGACCACGGCAACCCGGTCTGCTTCCGCAACATCAAGATCATGGACCTCTCCCCGGACCCGGATCCAGGCGACTTCGTCCCGCTCTTCAACGGCCGCGACCTCGACGACTGGTTCGCCAAGGGGACAGGCCGGTGGACCGTCGAGGGCGGTACGCTCGTCGGGCGTGACGGCGGCGGGCACCTCTACACAGAGCGAGTCTTCACCGACGTTGAGATCAGGGCATTCGTGCGGGTGAACACTCGCGGCAACAGCGGCTTCTACCCGCGAGCCGCCCCGCCCCAGAACAATCCGGAGACGTGGCCCATGGGGTACGAGGCCCAGATCGACAACCACGATCCGCGCAACTGGACCGGATGTGTCTACGGCCGTGCCTGGCCTGAGCGAGGCTTCGCCAGGACGCTGATCACGCGCGACAATGCCTGGTTCGACTACCGCGTGCGAGTCGTCGGCAGCCGCGTCCAAACCTGGATCAACGGTGTGCCGATGGTGGACGCGGAGATCGAGCCGTTCCCGCAGGGGCACGTCGCCCTCCAGACCCACCACCCGGGCAACGTCGTCGAGTGGCGCGACATTCAGGCACGCGAGATCAGCGCAGAGCAGACGCCGACGGCTCCCTGA